In a genomic window of Chryseobacterium sp. G0162:
- a CDS encoding TROVE domain-containing protein has protein sequence MKFNFLKKEKIVVTNHEGAKAYVMTPAEELYSAVVTTGLSDITYEKGNDRLERIQSLIQKNDPEFVAKLAVYARKDMHLRSIPLVLATELAKEATGTDLVSRTVEGIVQRADEITEMLAYYQLANERTETKKLNRLSKQVQKGLAKSFNKFDEYQFAKYNRKGAVTLKDALFLVHPKAKDENQQTIFNKIVYDILDTPYTWEVELSVLGQKKFTDEVERKQAFKNKWEELIFSNKLGYMATLRNLRNILEAGVSPEAMSKVCSYLSDERAVGNSKQLPFRFLAAYRELKKVDSPYLSSVWSALEEALVASAQNIKGFGFNTSVVIAADVSGSMQKSVSPKSKILLYDIGLLMSMILQSKCQNVTTGIFGDRWLRIAMPKQGILNNVEAFYKREGEVGYSTNGYLVIEDLIKRKEIVDKVMLFTDTQMWDSSGRGNSFEDTWNKYKTIAPEAKLYIFDLAGYGRPPIDVKRNDVYLIAGWSDKIFDVLNALEDQKSALEMIEKVVL, from the coding sequence ATGAAATTTAACTTTCTAAAAAAAGAAAAAATAGTGGTAACCAACCACGAAGGTGCAAAAGCTTATGTGATGACACCTGCAGAAGAATTGTATAGTGCTGTGGTTACAACAGGACTGTCAGATATTACTTATGAAAAAGGAAATGACAGACTAGAGAGAATACAATCTCTGATTCAGAAAAATGATCCTGAATTTGTAGCGAAACTGGCTGTTTATGCAAGAAAAGATATGCATTTGCGTTCCATTCCTTTGGTTTTGGCTACAGAATTGGCGAAGGAGGCTACGGGTACCGATCTGGTGAGCAGAACCGTAGAGGGTATTGTTCAGAGAGCTGATGAGATCACGGAAATGTTAGCGTATTATCAGCTTGCTAATGAAAGAACGGAAACCAAGAAATTGAACAGGTTATCCAAACAGGTTCAGAAAGGTCTGGCGAAATCCTTCAATAAATTTGATGAATATCAATTCGCCAAATACAATAGAAAAGGAGCCGTAACCTTGAAAGATGCCCTCTTTCTGGTTCACCCAAAAGCAAAAGATGAGAACCAGCAGACCATTTTCAACAAGATTGTATATGACATTCTGGATACTCCTTATACATGGGAAGTTGAACTTTCAGTATTGGGACAGAAAAAATTTACAGATGAGGTAGAAAGAAAACAGGCTTTCAAAAATAAATGGGAAGAACTGATCTTCAGTAATAAACTGGGATATATGGCCACCTTACGAAACCTGAGAAATATCCTTGAAGCCGGCGTATCTCCTGAAGCCATGAGTAAAGTGTGCAGTTATCTGTCAGATGAAAGAGCAGTGGGCAACTCAAAACAATTGCCTTTCCGTTTCCTGGCAGCATACAGAGAATTGAAAAAGGTAGATTCTCCTTATCTGTCTTCTGTTTGGAGTGCACTGGAAGAAGCTTTAGTGGCAAGTGCCCAAAATATCAAAGGTTTCGGTTTCAATACCTCGGTAGTGATTGCAGCGGATGTTTCTGGTTCTATGCAGAAATCAGTTTCTCCTAAGAGTAAAATTTTACTGTATGATATCGGTTTATTGATGTCTATGATTTTGCAGTCGAAGTGTCAAAATGTGACTACAGGAATCTTCGGTGATCGATGGCTGCGCATTGCGATGCCAAAACAAGGTATTCTTAACAATGTAGAAGCCTTCTACAAACGAGAAGGTGAAGTAGGATATTCAACCAATGGTTATCTGGTTATCGAAGATCTGATCAAAAGAAAAGAAATCGTGGATAAAGTAATGCTGTTCACTGATACTCAAATGTGGGATAGCAGTGGAAGAGGAAACTCTTTTGAAGATACATGGAACAAGTATAAGACGATAGCTCCTGAGGCTAAACTTTATATTTTTGATTTGGCAGGATATGGAAGACCACCCATTGATGTCAAAAGAAATGATGTATACCTTATTGCAGGCTGGTCAGACAAGATTTTCGATGTATTGAATGCCTTGGAAGATCAAAAATCTGCTCTTGAAATGATTGAAAAAGTAGTGTTGTAA
- a CDS encoding VOC family protein produces the protein MIKGLYETHVQVSDLESAIQFYTEVLGLRLAHRDETRPIAFLWIGEEKEFMLGLWEQKENLQTRHFAFTSTKEDILNYSVKFLENKSLKPYNFLKNGSIEPMVFAWMPALAIYFNDPDGNQLEFISILEGDGKPELGVLSYEEWIKQTQS, from the coding sequence ATGATTAAAGGATTATATGAAACCCATGTTCAGGTAAGTGATTTGGAAAGTGCCATTCAGTTTTATACCGAAGTATTAGGTTTGAGATTGGCTCACAGAGATGAAACAAGGCCTATCGCATTTTTATGGATTGGGGAAGAGAAGGAATTTATGCTTGGATTGTGGGAGCAGAAAGAAAATCTTCAGACCAGACATTTCGCATTTACAAGTACAAAAGAAGATATCTTAAATTATTCTGTAAAGTTCTTAGAAAACAAGAGTTTAAAACCTTACAATTTTCTAAAAAACGGAAGTATAGAACCTATGGTATTTGCATGGATGCCTGCGTTGGCTATCTATTTTAATGATCCGGACGGTAATCAGCTGGAGTTTATTTCTATTCTTGAAGGTGACGGAAAACCTGAATTGGGGGTTCTTTCTTATGAAGAGTGGATAAAGCAAACACAAAGTTGA